The segment GGCCCTGTGGCTCGCCGGTAGTGATGACCCTCTGAACCATAGCGGACCGGATAACAAAGAAGActccacaacccccttattaggCCAGCGACATATTTCAAGCTCCACTAGCACCTTACAACGATTTTCGCGGTACAATTCATAGCTTGTTCAGCATTTCCATGATCCGATTCTTCTGTGGCATGTGTAAAAGGACGTTGCCGTTTACCTCTTTGAGGGCTCATTGTTGATCTCGATAAAGGTACTGCCTAAATAGGCTTCGCAGAGGGTCACCGAATGGAACTTGGTTGTAAGCaacttttgatttgatttgttcTTTTAAGTGAATTTGCTTGTGAGAGCATGTGCTTCTTTATAGTTAGTGCTGCTGAATAGATCTTAGTTAGTTACGGCCTCACTGTGTGTGTGTCATAAGTTTACCTTTAATGTTTGGCTCCGTTGCCGTGACAATCGACTTTGGCCATCAACTATTGTCTGCTGCCTGGTTAATATAAACGATTGAAATTCCTATTCCAGTGCGAATTTTCTAATTAGCAATCATCTTTATAAAATGGGCGAACAAATCAAAAGTTCAGGCACTTTTACCGGAAACTActctgcttttgaaattattttaggAAGCTAGGCTTGGAGAGTTATTTCCGATGGTCTGTTTTGAGAACTGGTATAATCTTGTTGATACATCTTATACTGCTATACTTATATATCAAAAGTGACTTTTATACTGTCGAAGAGACTTTATCAAGGTAATACAGAAATTAGCTTGAAAAAGGGGTAATAAGGGGCCTGAGAATCCACCCTAGAACTACTTCggcatcgaatggcctgattctactaagattcgaactcatGACCCCTCGCTAGTCATAACAGAATCGGTAACCGTGTGAAAACCGTAGATGTGCGAAACCCTCCCTCTCAAGCACATTAAGGGCTGTGAGTATAATTTATACCTCGTAGccgtagggttgccaagtggtcAGTCCTGCAAAAAAAACGGTTTTCCGCCATATGAAgtcggatttgtactttttgccggatttgttaaatttgctGACAAATTCATTAGCAATCGAAACCGTGCTtgatccgggcggccgcgttcggcgaggacgccagcagccatcaaggtgatGAGGGAGCGAGTTcggcgaaaaatgaaccgctcgatccggaagaccgctgttgacctggatgtgtcgatcgttGCTGCCCTCACCATCATGGcgaacatcccgcggttccagagcgccgcgtcggtgatggtttggggggccgtatccaagcatgagaagcttccactggtgtttatcgaggaAAACGTGAAATTCAACACCGCGTACtttaagaccgaggttctggagaaggttgcggcccggcacttcgtgaccttcGTGACCGGctcacacggcgaatatcgtccaagtgTGGTGTCgggactgattttctcgataaaactttgggcctcccagctccctggatcttaatcccctagacttttatgtatggtcgtacatgctggccaagcagagcgaacataaagtgagcactattggaccaatttaagaagctcatttccaagatctgggacgagatgcccatggaccaggtgcgtgccgcgtgtgattcttttgagaaacgtcccaagctcgtcataaagcacagaGGGAGGGGgatgcttccaccaaatatgtcgtaaaggttctcaataaacacttcaaaaaaaattgactcagaaaagaatatcttgattttacttttttaaacacatttttaaagtgtattcgaacttattgaacaccctgtacacgggaaactgtcaaccgacttCTGGCTACTACCCTCCAGGCAAATCCTATAATTATATGCTGGATAATaagcaggaccgaccggccggattttgcaattttcagacttggcaaccttACGTAGCcttaaaggactaccggtctaaagAGTCTTTTATAGATGGTCGGCGTCGTGGTGCAGCAAGTTTTACTCGACCAGGAGCATTTCCTGGAGAATAAAATAAGTAAGATTTTCTTccatgataagtttttgtatTGCTATACGGTATTAACGATGgcaatgtcgtccgcaaagcgcCTGAACCAAAAAATGTTATCATGTAGCTATTCCAGCTCTTCTGATTAGGACTTCTGGCGCGAAATCTCATCCGTTTGCTTAGTTCTCTCGGAAATTCGTGTTTGGAGCGTTAGTTTATCCAGAAAACCGAGTTCGTGCATAATCTATGATGCTATAGATCGTAAAAagatttgaaatcaatgaaaagaTTAAGATGCGGCTACTTTGTATTCGGGACATTTCTGTAACGCTTGCTGCAtcgcgaaaatctgatccatGGTTGCACGGAAGCTCATAGATTTTCTCCACTACAGTCAGTTTACAATCacgggtcattttagctttatctgcCAATCAATGCAtaaatattatactaattgttTGATAATATTATTACTCATAAAttgcactaataatttgatcaatcattagatCAGTGGTGCCCTTGGCATAGGCATGGcccgggccaaatcagatcgctccatgaatgccgcgggccgcaatgatcTCTGGCCATTCCTTCGCATGAAATATGCGGCAGCAAAAACCATTGGAACGTttacggtacagttcttccatagTTTCAGGATATCGTTCTGCTTGATGACGCTTCTTTGTGCGGAAGGTCGAGCTTTAGTTGTCCCGCGACTGTCTGTACTCGCTACCTCTCGTATGGTGTGGGCGGCACTTTCACTCTTGCCTAAGTCTGTACAAAGCCTGCGTACCTTCCGTTTTGCAAGTTTGATCTTTTGGTGCCCTCTTGTCACCAGTTGCAATTCTGAAAGACACCTGGATGACTCCGGTCACCCGAGTCAAATCAAATGAGTGACTGTAAGAATAGGGCACGTGAGTGAAGTGAGGTGAATGAGGTAACTGTGTGAATAAAGCTccggtttttattcgacagacttcgcagctcgCTGTtgagagtacaggacaattgcggaacTAGTGCTACAATCCTATGTTTCTtcaagccgagattcgaatatacgacgacggGTTTGTTAGACCACCAGTGTCTTACGTCGAAGACAACTAGAAGACTACTGCTAACTGCTTGCATGTCATTAAACCAGTTATTCCTTCGGTTTAAAACTGTTATACCTAGTGCCGGTAAAGAAATGCTATGGTTGTATGAATATTGCTTCAAAATGCAAGGACCTTCGTGCAGCTTTATCGACCGTCTGAATACTGAGTTCGCTGCAGACGTGGGTTCGTGGTCCGTCCTTCGTCTCTATACAGCGTTCTCCCGAGCACAGCATCGAAAACCTTAAGTGCTCGCAGGCCCTCTTCGAGTAAAGTGCATGGCTCTTGCTCATAGGGGACAACcgttctgattagcgttttgtgagGTGCATTTTGTACGGAGGGGCGGTAAAGAAACATGGATGTTTTCTCAGAAACATGGATGAGTCTCAGCAAATAAAAATCACTCGACTTGTATAATCGGCTGTCTGTCTCATGAATCTTACGACCCAATTTAGCTATTGTTAACTATTGATTTTCTTCTAAAATATTGAGATAGACAGGAGAGCCTAACGTCGATGCCGGCCTAACCAATTGGTCTTGTGTCCTAACTAATTTCATGCTCGACTGTAAAGAGTCCCAACTTTGAGATACACAATAAACTTCACTCACGAACATATAGCAATACAGAAATTCAGTCGGGTTATGTCCTGCTCACTTTGTGCTTTAATTTGCTTATTTGCTCGTACCACTTCAGCCAAGCCaaacttgaaaaaaatttcCGTGGGACACGTATAGAacttatataaaaaataaatctgTAAAATTGCCGaattaagtattgctctatcttttgtatttacggcgcactcacGATTTACAGTGAGTGCTAAAAAAGAGCGCGCTTTCCACTAACGGACAATATATATTTAGGAGAAATTTGTAGCTatccagaattaggcaccgtctTGAATATGGTGCTAGCACGGTAATCTCTTTTTAGAAGAATTAGTAACGCCGTTTAAGCAACTCTTGAAGTGTTCTGAAACACTTTTCATTAAATGAGCTTTAAACTGAAATCCCCGTGCACAGTACACGTTAATAAACGGTATAGATATTTTTAAATGAACaaccaaaataataaacaataggtaaacacacagtgaaaataaaaacgaacAACACGTACAAATGGATAGGTACTAGAATGGATTTTTctcaaacaataacaaaaacaaaagcgGGAGTCTAATTGACATAATCATAGTTTTATATTAAAACAAGACGAAAGAAATACTATTTCACATGAATAGACAGTGCGAGGTGGCACTTCCACTTTAAGCACGCATACATTCTTTCCGAAAAAACGATAATCTACACAGCATGAACTGAAATACAGCTCACGGTATCAATCAATATAATTAGGAATTATAATTTACACATCTTTTATCTTTCTCAGTCCTTTTAATCACGATAATTATGTATAGTAATTTCTTTCATCGAAAGAAAACTTAATATAAAAGAAGGTGAACTGAAGAGGGAAATGGAGTCGAAAATAAAGTGAAGATTTAGTTAATACTTAAAATTtcgaaaactataaaaaataaaaccgttCCTCGGAACGGTACGCGCAGCGAATATCTACTGGACTCAGGGCGACTGGTGGGATGATGGGGAAGCTGTGGAACTTACCGGGATGCAAAAAAAAAGACACAGATAAAACGAACGATAAAACGCTACTAGTCCTAGtgattaaattctactattcgTTCACTCAGAAAACCGTTCTGATTGTTACTACTACTGTTCGGCCAAACGAAGCCGGTGCCGACAGCGCTAATGACAGCGGCGGATTGcacctgctgctgctggttgagttggtTATGGCGGTGATTACCGTTTACTAGCAGCATCGCAGCGATTTCACTTTCCATCTGCAGGGTATTGGAAGTATGAATACTGTCAACAATGGTAGGTTTCTCGTAGACGACCGACTGCTGGTAGGGACCGGGAATTTCGTTTCCAGCtatatcgaaatatcgaaaCTGTTCTTCTCCTGGGAACGGTTGCAACGACATCGACGATTCGGTTAGCTCCTCTAGCTTTTGCGGGGAAGGTTGTTGCTCTATTACTTGCGGCGGGTGGAGTACATAATCCGGTGGCTGGTATTGGAGATTCAGTAGGTTGTTGCTAGGGGGAATCTCGATTATCGAAGCTGCAGCTGGCTGTAAATTGTGTAGCTTAATTTCCTCTTCTTCCGGTGTTGGCTGCTGGCGGATGACAATCTGAATACTGCCCGCAGAGGTCTCGAATGTTCGACAGCTGTTTGCCAGTGGATTATCGGCCACGGATGGACGGTCATGCGATGGTTTCAATTCGGGCACTTTTTCTATCTTTCTGTCCAAAATTGGCAAAATGTCCGCTCGCGCAGTTTTCACTAAGGGTCTTCTGGGTGCCAGAGTTGCTGTTGGTTGTTTATTATTAGTTTCAATGAAAGCATTGAATGCACTCATGTAATCCATTCGCTGTTTCAATGGAGTAGGAGGTTTGGGAATTTTGACTGGAGGAGGAACATATTCTGATGGTCGGTGAGGAAGTTTCTGTCCCTCCGTCATTTTACCAGTATTGCAGTGAGCTGGAACGGACGAACGGTTGTACGAGGGATGACTTTTAGCTTCACTAGCATCGATTTGCGTGACCACCAAGTGCGGAATACTGCTAATTTTCTTGGCTAGTCCACTGTCGTTCATTGGTGGCGTTGTTGATTTTCCATTCACCACACCATTACTCATCGGTTCCCGTTTAATGCCGTAACCCGGTTTATCTATCACAGTCAACGTTGTTGATGATGGAATCGGTAAAGTAAGTTTGCCAATAGGCGTTACCGATTTGGTTTCACTTCTGCTAGTGCTGCTGCTACCTTCCACATTGGTATCACCATTGCCATTGACCTCCTCGGCACCGGGCTTCTTTAGATGCGGAATCTTACCTTCAAACTTCTTGTGATGCTCCAACATTTTCAACTGAGGGGGCAATTCCTTCATCAGctgattttttatctttttcaagGTGGATGTTCCATTCGACGATTTTTTCGAAGGCGATCGTTTCTCTTTGGTCATCCGATCTTTTATTCGTTCCATCGCCTTCCGCTGCAATTCCGACTGACGATGTTCTTTCTTTTCCATTCGCTCtcgttcttttttctctcttttctccGCCTGTTTCCGCTTCCGTAATTCTTCGCGGATCTTTTTCTCCTCCTCACGACGCTTTCGCTTTTCTTCCAACTTCGCCCTTCGTTCTACTCGTTTCTTTTCACGGTCTTCCTTGGCTGCCTTTTGTTCCTGCGAAAGCCGCTTCCGAGGAGAACCAATTTTGCGTGTTCTCCCGTGTGAAGAATACCAATCATCGTCGTAATCGCTTCCGGTGCGTTTCCTCTTCTTTCGCCGTTTACTTCGGGAACCAATTtcttcatcgtcatcgtcatcgtcgtcggaaTCGAACGGATCGTACGATGTAGATTTGAAGCTGTCAGATGTGGTATCAGATTTGCTGGGTGATTTGCCGGAATCTTCCTCATCAAACTCTTCCTCCGGATCATCCCCTACTGCCATTGTGAGTGCTCCACTAAGGACCATCTTCACATCGTCCGGAATATGGGGATTGTTTTGAATGTCGTTCAGATCCAAGTCCGGATTTTTCTCTTTAAACGACATTTTGCGAATATTGATGGCTGTCATATTGCAGGCTTTCTTCATAGGCGTTTTTTCGCCGTCCTCAGTGAAAGATTCGATACCTTCATCTTTCTCATTGTCTGCGAAACGCGGTGGAGGACCAACTATGTGCGTCGGATCCTCTGGGTGTGGCCCAAAGTCGGTTCCATTCATCCATGCTTCATACTTATCTGGTTGAAAGCGTTGAACGAATGTGTCCATAGAGATCTTTACCATGTCGGAGCTGCAATAGCACTGGGTAGCCCGTTTGCCGTATTCGATCCACCGCTGGAGTGCGAAGTTAGTTGATTCGGCACAATTAAAACCATGGTTAAAGCCGGCATGATATCCGAACGGGAAAGTGATCATGATTTCATTCTCCTCCTGCGTTATCTTGTCGAATGGGATGTTGTGTTGCTTCAATATTTGCGGGCTTATGAGCGTCATCTTGTGCCTTAGATAGGCTGGACACGTTTGAAAGCTTGCCGGAAAGCAACTGTTAGCTAGCTTCTCCAGTTTGCGACCATGTTCCGGCGGAACAGCGTACCACGTTTTGGGGGCACCAAAATGCAGGTAATTTATCGAGTACAGATCCATGTCTTCTGTGTGCCATGCAAAGGTAGTTTTCCACATTCCGAAGTACAGATAAGCCGTGTTCACCCCATCGATGGAGATACCATAATCCTGATTAACGAAATCCAGTATCGTCCCAAGACGATTGATGTTCCAAacctaaaggcgcataaaattgaGTCAATTAGTATCTGGCTATTAAACCAATGGTGAAAAATCATTAACTCACATTGCAGTCATCATCGGTAATACTGCCACACACATCGGCACCGTAAATCGGGGCCACGTAAGTAATATTCTTCCAATATTTGCGTTCCAGATCTTCAAAATCGAAGTGCTTCGGAGTTGCATACCTAGAgtagcagaaaaaaaattaatttcgctAACCATTTAAAGAATGTCGTAAGCCATATCATACCTTTCTGTGTTGGCTAATTCGGAAAACTGTTTAACCGTGAGTGGATTCTTTTGAATATTGATCTGCTGGTATAGTCCCTGTTTACCCGCAACGACTTGACAAATCGGGGCTGGTATTGTCAGGTTTAGACCGTCCAAGTCGTAGCCGGCTTTGCGCGGTTTCCATTCTGGTGGCGGGATGATCTGCAACATGaataataacaaaatattataCCTATCAATATAGTATGGAATACTATGAAATCTATGAGAAACTTATGACGTATAAGtctgttttcttgaataataaaaaaatttaggagAGATTCAACAAATAATTTTATGCACTTTTACAAATGGTagacattttattttttttttctttttccgggTAATCCAACTGGTCACTTAATAGTGTATAAAACTTTGCGCTGGGCTCTCAAACATccgttctacctgacgagacaggcaatgtcgccctctaaaacacaggtagagccccaagcatagcctattacgcaggcggaggcgttccggccctgcgtgGACTCCACGAAGTGACTGTAGGATCTCTCtaccaaaggccggaatgtgacattttaaatataatgatgatgatgacgatgatgatgatgaaaagaaaaatgatagatcgaatttgtaaatatgctttggactttttgtaccactcgagttgcaaaatGTGGTTTAGTGAaaaagtggaggattcgtcagccccacCTGGCACCGGTCCTCAACCGGGCGCTCGCcttcaattttccaacacaaacaaccacaaatgaatcaataggcaagacaaatttcggagcattagtggttatcaacttatcagggcaaatataatctttcatccccctaGCATtcatgcactgtcccaagatacaaagtaaactgagcgcagcacaagctggacgttcgcggtagtcgacagaagcttcaaaatatagagactcatccgccttccaaccctcgagaccaaagagctagtgcagtaaagctgtgggcttaaacgtctctctaagactcgacccctccccatcgacagaccccgcgggCGGCTATCAGagcacaggacagccacggggccagtgcaaaaatcctactgactccagctagcagcaccgcccagccgagactcgaacacacgatACGAATTGatctaattttcccatctacCTAAGCACTTCTGTTActacccgtaatcattatagagtggtccttcggcatccaaccgTATCTGGTATCTCGCTTACATCCCCtaactaaccctaagcccccgaccgacccaatcaatccaacatttttcagagatatttatgacagctgtgataaataaggatgaatcccggaaacattcatctattaattataAGAGATCCCCATAATGGCCTTATTCTagctcttttttgacagcaaagctcttttgcgatacaacatgtcacgtcctgtcctaggttaaaaagccctacactaCGACaaagttcagttttatcgtagggccaaagtttttaaagtttaaaaattaCTTTAAAATTAACATACATACCTAACATTTGTTGattacattttacaagaatacctACAGCGTTCTAGACAATTTTTAGAGCACGCAGAACACACCTCTGGCAAAAGATTACAAATCTGAAAGGCATTTCTTTGTGTTGCAGACCGATCCAATAGAGACGCAAACACTTTTAATACATCTTTTCACGAACTTCTAATTCTAACAGATAATAAGATTTAACAGATATGTGTAGTCGGCGGTTTCCGGTTAGCAACTGATTGATAACAGCGCTATATTCGATGTAGGTTGTACCCAGTGCTGCTATTCCAAGGCGTCCAACACTTTGCAAAGTTAGTgtacttttttttaacttaCCAAGCAAATAGGATAGAATAAAACAAATGAAGACATGAAATTAGTGTTTCACCTTGAAGCTTGGGTCAAGCGCTATAAACCTGTATAGGTGCATAAATATGCATTAACTTTGCAAGGAAAAACCTTAGGAATTTGTCACTTTTTCAATGCCGTGTCTTTGGAGTGCCTTGATAATAGTCTAAAataatgtattcttgtaaaatagcactaacaaaagttaagtattaAAGGATTATTACGCATAGCCactcgaattttgaaaaaataagttcaaaagtttttgtcacctcccccccccccttggaaattgacttgaaaaatcgaggggcaaaaaataatttgtaggacgagtttattttttttcataaaatcgaTTGTCTGTGGGATCTCCAgcctgaaaaactgaaaaatgagtgtacgagttgagttaatgcctctAGCACGATTTCATTTCTGAAAATTCGAACaacagaatttccgaaaatcggccgaaacaattttctttcgtttttgtctttttttcgtagatttttgcaaggaaaataatagcgtctatattaaaagcaagaatagatttggttttcacgtttaaactttaagtaaaagtgcctgaaatcaatttttttgctcgattaaaaaaatctttgtttttttttcgacccctccccccccccccttcagtgacccaacaccggaaggataaaagctttataaaatatttgtaatggccttattaatattattcctactgcaaaaaGCTTCGGCGCTGTCCCCAGCTAATGCCAAAACTTTCATCACGAGCGTGCTGTGGCTTCTCCATGCACCA is part of the Sabethes cyaneus chromosome 2, idSabCyanKW18_F2, whole genome shotgun sequence genome and harbors:
- the LOC128734474 gene encoding lysine-specific demethylase 4A-like, encoding MAEEPKIKIQVFRPTWEEFKDFPKYIEHIESLGAHRAGLAKIIPPPEWKPRKAGYDLDGLNLTIPAPICQVVAGKQGLYQQINIQKNPLTVKQFSELANTERYATPKHFDFEDLERKYWKNITYVAPIYGADVCGSITDDDCNVWNINRLGTILDFVNQDYGISIDGVNTAYLYFGMWKTTFAWHTEDMDLYSINYLHFGAPKTWYAVPPEHGRKLEKLANSCFPASFQTCPAYLRHKMTLISPQILKQHNIPFDKITQEENEIMITFPFGYHAGFNHGFNCAESTNFALQRWIEYGKRATQCYCSSDMVKISMDTFVQRFQPDKYEAWMNGTDFGPHPEDPTHIVGPPPRFADNEKDEGIESFTEDGEKTPMKKACNMTAINIRKMSFKEKNPDLDLNDIQNNPHIPDDVKMVLSGALTMAVGDDPEEEFDEEDSGKSPSKSDTTSDSFKSTSYDPFDSDDDDDDDEEIGSRSKRRKKRKRTGSDYDDDWYSSHGRTRKIGSPRKRLSQEQKAAKEDREKKRVERRAKLEEKRKRREEEKKIREELRKRKQAEKREKKERERMEKKEHRQSELQRKAMERIKDRMTKEKRSPSKKSSNGTSTLKKIKNQLMKELPPQLKMLEHHKKFEGKIPHLKKPGAEEVNGNGDTNVEGSSSTSRSETKSVTPIGKLTLPIPSSTTLTVIDKPGYGIKREPMSNGVVNGKSTTPPMNDSGLAKKISSIPHLVVTQIDASEAKSHPSYNRSSVPAHCNTGKMTEGQKLPHRPSEYVPPPVKIPKPPTPLKQRMDYMSAFNAFIETNNKQPTATLAPRRPLVKTARADILPILDRKIEKVPELKPSHDRPSVADNPLANSCRTFETSAGSIQIVIRQQPTPEEEEIKLHNLQPAAASIIEIPPSNNLLNLQYQPPDYVLHPPQVIEQQPSPQKLEELTESSMSLQPFPGEEQFRYFDIAGNEIPGPYQQSVVYEKPTIVDSIHTSNTLQMESEIAAMLLVNGNHRHNQLNQQQQVQSAAVISAVGTGFVWPNSSSNNQNGFLSERIVEFNH